The genomic segment GATCCGATCATGGCGGTGTGGCTTGGCGGTCACATTTAACCTCCTAATATTCCGTTTTACTCGACCCGAAATGTCACCGCCTTCACAGTCACCACAATACTTCCCACTTTTTTCACCTTCACGACATAGATGCCGGGTGTCTTGAGATTGAAGAATTTCGCCAGATCGATCTCAAAGGTTTTTGTCTCGCCCGCACCAATCTTCGCAAGAGTCCCTTTCTGACCATTCGCCTGCAGACGCAGGCCTACCGGACCGATCACCTCCAGCTCAACACCGCGGGGGGACAACTCGACTTCGAGCTCCTTGCCCGCGGTGTTGGTGAAGGTGATTTGGAGGGTCACAGGAGAACCTGCCTGATAAGAGAAGGAGTCGGTCTTGACGCCGTTGGGGGGCACCGAAGTCTGACTGCTTGTTGCCCGCTCCTTGTCGCCGTTGGGGGGCACCGAAGTCTGACTGCTTGTTGCCCGCTCCTTGTCGACTCCGGCTTCTTGGCGAACATACTTTTTGGACTTGGCCTCCATGGGAGCCGGAGCGACGTTGTTAAGGACGCCATACCCACCGGTGTCCCCATCGTCCTTTTCACCAAACACCCCCTGGTAAGAAACCCCCTGCGGCATCTCGATCGGCACCTGCACCGTTGTGACCTTTCCATTTTCGTTGACGATCTTTTCTTCCACCGCCACAAATGACGTATATTGGCTCATCAGATGATATTCCAGCGCGAGGTTGGTGATTTTTTGGACGACATTCGATTTTTCGCCGCCGTAATTCTCCCGCGATAGATCGGCAATCCGCGTCCGCGCCCAGACCGACGCGATACTCGAATTTTCATTCTGCTCATCGGGAAGTGCCACCGGCACTTCTTTTTGCCACGGTTTGCCGCCAAGTTTCCCTTTCAGTGTAATCGTGCCTGCGCCGTCGCCGGAAAAACGTCCATGAACCACCACCGGCTGGGCCGAGAAGAGATCGGGAATTTTTTCGGGATAGATGTCTTTTAGTAAGGGCGAACGGCCGTTCGCCCCTACAGTTTCAATCGACAAACCGGTCAGAAACGGCTTGGAGATTCTTTCATAGAACTTCGCCACCGCCCCTTTGGTCTCTTCATTCAATGTTACATACGTGACCGCCCCCCGGCCGACGCGGGCCATCTCCTCCAAAAGATACCGGTTGACCGAGGACCCCACCCCAAACGAGAAGACGCGGGCGTCGTTTCTCTGGTCTTGAATCGCGGCAAAAATTTGCGACTCATTGCCGATGTAGCCGTCGGTCATAAAAAGGACAATCCGCAGACGCGATGGATCGCGCCCAAACCCAAGCGCGGCGTTCACCCCTTCCATCATTAAGGTGCCGCCCCCCGCCTGAATCTGGTCGATAAAGGCCAACCCCTTCTGCACATTGTCCGAACTATTCAACAACGGCTTGGTGGAAAGTTCCTTCACGTCCGAATTGAAGAGAATGATCTTGAACGTGTCGTTTTGATTCATATGCCTCAAGGCATAGCGCATCGCCTCTTTTGCCTTGGCAATCGGCTCGCCGCTCATCGAGCCGGAGGTATCGACGACAAAAACCATCTCTTTGGGGGTTACTTGTGTGTCGGGAATTTCTTTGACCGGCGGGACAATCAATGTGAAAAATCCATCCTTCCCCTTTTCGCGATGGGTTAAAAACCCTGTTTCAACGGAGTCGCCAGCGACACCATAGCGGAGGACAAAATCCTTGTTCGGGATGGAATCGAACGGCCGGAGTGTCACGACTGCTTTGGAACCCTGCTTGCTGTCGACCTTGATTTGATGCGTCTCCGAAGAAACATCCTGGAGGGGAACACCGGCGTCGATCGCAACCGAGACTTCAATATCATGACCGGAGCGGGTTTTCGGTTTCAGATATGGCGGAGTGATACGCGAGGCATCGGGCACCAGATCGGTATCATCCGCCCATCCCCGGCTGGATTTGGAAACCGGCTCGCCCGGAATAAATCGCGGCCCCACGACCATGGGAAACATAAATTCATAACTCCCCTTCTCGTAAACCAAAACTTCGACATACTTCAGCGTCACCTCGATTTCGTGCCCCGGCATGATGTTGGCCACCGACTGGGTGAAAATATTCGGCCGCTCCTGATCCAACAGCGATGCGATCTTTCCCTGATTTTTCGCCTCTTCATATATTTTGCGCGCCTCCTCGCGGAGTTTGATCTGGCCGTGAATAGTCCGGTCGCCGATTTTCATGAACATCTCGCCCACGGCGGCATTTTGGGGAAGGGGAAAGACATAGATTGCCTCGATCGGATCTTTGGATGGATTTTGGAAGGTTTGGGTGACCGTCACTTCAGAAATAAATCCGGCGATTTTTGCGGAGACCTTTGTATGTTTGAGTGGGAGGTCGGCCACCGGTTTTCCCTCCTGCCCCAAGGCGCGCATGACCCCCTGGGTGATTTCGGAATGAAGGTCTGAGGCCAGGGCTGTGACAGACGCGGACAAAAGGACCGCCCCCAACGGCAGAGAAGACAAAAGGGTTCTAAAAATTTTTTTGAAATTCATTTTTTTCTCCCGATTAAAAAACATACAGACTGCCAGAACGTGGAGGGGAAAAAAGAGGGTTTAAAAAACTCTGGAATATGTTCGGCAGTTCCTGATAGAGGCGACATAAAGGAGAATAACATGGCTATCGAAGATCAATTCAAACAGGCATTGGAAAAGCTTAAAACCCTGCCGGCGCAACCCAACGACGTCATGCTCGATCTCTACAGCCTCTACAAGCAATCCACCGTCGGCGACGTCTCCGGAAAAAAACCGGGGATGTTCGACATCGTGGCCAAGGCGAAATACGAGGCGTGGGAGAAGCGGAAAGGGTTGACCAAGGATCAGGCGATGCAGGCCTATGCGGCGCTGGTGGACGAACTGGCAAAGAAGGTCTGACCGGCTAAGGAGGATACCTTTATGCCCGACTATGGAATCAAAGACAAAGTGGCCGTTGTCACCGGAGCCGCCGGCAATGGCCTTGGGCGGGCCGATGTCATCGCCCTGTCCGCCTGCGGATGTAAAACAGCCGTTCTCGATATCGCCCCTTGTGACGAAACCATCAAAATAATTGCGGACAAGGGGGGTATCGCCAAGGGTTATACGTGTGATATTTCAAAAACGGATCAAGTCACCGAAACGGTGAAGAAAATCAATCAGGAACTGGGACCGGTGGGCATCCTCATTAATAACGCCTCCATCCTTACCACCGTCGGGATGTTCGGTGATATTCCGGTGGACCGCTGGAATCGCGATATCGAAGTCAACACTATCGGCACCGCCAACATCACCCGCGCCGTCTGGCCGCAGATGATCCAGCAAAAATGGGGGCGGATTATTATGATGTCCTCTATTGCCGGCACCAGCGGCGGTTTGGGGCAGACGAGTTATTCGACAACCAAGGCCTCGGTGATTGGCCTTGGCAAGTCGCTTGCCCTCGAAGGGGCCCATGCGGGCATCACGGTGAACATCATCGCGCCGGGGGTGATTGAAACGGGCATCGTCGGCTTTATCCGGGAGGACATGCGCGACCGGATGAAAAAGGCGACCCCCTTGCGCCGCTTTGGCCGGCCGGAGGAAATCGCCGACACAATCGCGTTTTTATGTTCGCAACAGGCGCGCTACATCACCGGACAGGTGATCGGCGTGGATGGGGGGATGGGGCTGTTTGTGTTTTGAAGACGGCAAAGGCGAGAAAGCAGAGATCAGAGAGCCGAAAGCGGAAAGCAGATGATTAATCTGATCTCCGCTCTCCGCTTACTGCTTTCTGATTTCTCGCAGTTGCCGCAGTTACCGTTTTTCAGAGAAATACTCGCTTAGCTTGGCCGCCGTCCCGCCGGGAAGCTTCTTGTTCGTTTTT from the Deltaproteobacteria bacterium genome contains:
- a CDS encoding acyl-CoA-binding protein translates to MAIEDQFKQALEKLKTLPAQPNDVMLDLYSLYKQSTVGDVSGKKPGMFDIVAKAKYEAWEKRKGLTKDQAMQAYAALVDELAKKV
- a CDS encoding marine proteobacterial sortase target protein, which produces MNFKKIFRTLLSSLPLGAVLLSASVTALASDLHSEITQGVMRALGQEGKPVADLPLKHTKVSAKIAGFISEVTVTQTFQNPSKDPIEAIYVFPLPQNAAVGEMFMKIGDRTIHGQIKLREEARKIYEEAKNQGKIASLLDQERPNIFTQSVANIMPGHEIEVTLKYVEVLVYEKGSYEFMFPMVVGPRFIPGEPVSKSSRGWADDTDLVPDASRITPPYLKPKTRSGHDIEVSVAIDAGVPLQDVSSETHQIKVDSKQGSKAVVTLRPFDSIPNKDFVLRYGVAGDSVETGFLTHREKGKDGFFTLIVPPVKEIPDTQVTPKEMVFVVDTSGSMSGEPIAKAKEAMRYALRHMNQNDTFKIILFNSDVKELSTKPLLNSSDNVQKGLAFIDQIQAGGGTLMMEGVNAALGFGRDPSRLRIVLFMTDGYIGNESQIFAAIQDQRNDARVFSFGVGSSVNRYLLEEMARVGRGAVTYVTLNEETKGAVAKFYERISKPFLTGLSIETVGANGRSPLLKDIYPEKIPDLFSAQPVVVHGRFSGDGAGTITLKGKLGGKPWQKEVPVALPDEQNENSSIASVWARTRIADLSRENYGGEKSNVVQKITNLALEYHLMSQYTSFVAVEEKIVNENGKVTTVQVPIEMPQGVSYQGVFGEKDDGDTGGYGVLNNVAPAPMEAKSKKYVRQEAGVDKERATSSQTSVPPNGDKERATSSQTSVPPNGVKTDSFSYQAGSPVTLQITFTNTAGKELEVELSPRGVELEVIGPVGLRLQANGQKGTLAKIGAGETKTFEIDLAKFFNLKTPGIYVVKVKKVGSIVVTVKAVTFRVE
- a CDS encoding SDR family oxidoreductase, which gives rise to MPDYGIKDKVAVVTGAAGNGLGRADVIALSACGCKTAVLDIAPCDETIKIIADKGGIAKGYTCDISKTDQVTETVKKINQELGPVGILINNASILTTVGMFGDIPVDRWNRDIEVNTIGTANITRAVWPQMIQQKWGRIIMMSSIAGTSGGLGQTSYSTTKASVIGLGKSLALEGAHAGITVNIIAPGVIETGIVGFIREDMRDRMKKATPLRRFGRPEEIADTIAFLCSQQARYITGQVIGVDGGMGLFVF